The Dehalococcoidia bacterium genome includes a window with the following:
- the priA gene encoding primosomal protein N', with translation MVNTGVAVLGDQIDVISNIKFARVIVEARTSNRDDAFTYSIPAHLEVRVGQLVRIPFGSRFIRGIVIELKEFPDVNYTKPIDSIIEHAPLIDLQKLSMAKWISNYYRSSLFEAISPMLPPGLRQRPSIHIEVKADPATIDHIDLQKGEKALMEFLVQSSNSTYSLQGLINSRGAWVRNTVMRLSDKGLIELVTREHTRKHSSERPNFLELISKGESLRMFITNHPQAKRQLALLNELAKRNRLELVRARKFFGSNAVASIVNAGLARLITANTAGDRPAILELPKLPTPEQKKALDHIKQSLDEKLTSNGTTWLLHGITGSGKTEIYLQAIAHCLELGGNAIVLVPELALTPQILGRFKARFSSSVGILHSGMTINQQGEEWWKILNGDRNIVIGTRSALFAPLSDVGLIILDEEHEWTYKQQEPSPRYHARDVARYMAQTLGSVVILGSATPDIGTAFKSNSGLIRKLELRKRVERSGAERDTANVEIIDMREELKTGNRSIFSRALKEQLIANLESKKQSILFLNRRGSSRVIKCRECGIVVNCNRCSTGMTFHQNGGQQRLLCHHCGRQREVPIKCPKCRSTRIKFMGIGTEGVETQLRQFLPSARILRWDSDSAKNIKAHERILQSFASHDADVLIGTQMVAKGLDIPSVDLVGVVLADIGLHLPDFRASERTFQTLTQVAGRAGRGSGQGNVIIQSYMPEHYAIQAAAAQDYELFYDAEIKYRKAMLYPPYTKMIRFQLEQSNYDIGAKESMRFKNFLNKVVREWDMTSVQVIGPAPSIPHKIKNSWRWHIFVRSVTPEYLIDKIAIPPAWTVDVDPESFS, from the coding sequence TAAAATTTGCTCGTGTAATCGTAGAGGCTCGCACTTCCAATCGTGACGATGCTTTTACTTATTCAATACCAGCTCATTTAGAAGTAAGGGTAGGGCAATTAGTTCGCATTCCTTTTGGATCTAGGTTCATACGAGGGATAGTAATTGAGTTGAAGGAATTTCCTGACGTTAATTACACGAAACCGATTGACTCGATTATTGAGCATGCTCCTTTAATAGATTTACAAAAATTAAGTATGGCCAAATGGATTTCAAATTACTACAGGTCATCGTTGTTCGAAGCTATTTCACCAATGCTTCCTCCAGGTCTTCGTCAGAGGCCAAGCATTCATATAGAAGTAAAGGCAGACCCTGCCACTATTGATCACATTGACTTGCAGAAAGGCGAGAAAGCCTTGATGGAATTTTTAGTTCAATCTTCTAATAGTACCTACTCGTTACAGGGATTAATTAATTCACGAGGGGCTTGGGTTAGAAATACAGTAATGCGCCTGAGTGACAAAGGTTTAATTGAGCTGGTAACTCGAGAGCATACGCGCAAACATAGCTCCGAACGTCCCAATTTTCTTGAGCTAATCTCAAAAGGCGAGAGCTTGCGTATGTTCATTACGAATCACCCCCAAGCAAAGAGACAACTCGCATTATTAAATGAATTAGCTAAGCGGAATAGATTAGAACTTGTAAGAGCCAGAAAATTCTTTGGTTCTAATGCGGTTGCTTCGATTGTAAACGCTGGTCTTGCTCGACTAATTACGGCCAATACTGCTGGCGATCGACCAGCAATCCTAGAGCTACCCAAATTGCCTACGCCTGAGCAAAAAAAAGCCCTAGATCATATAAAACAATCTCTCGATGAAAAACTTACTAGTAATGGAACAACTTGGTTGCTACATGGAATTACAGGGAGTGGAAAGACTGAAATATATCTTCAGGCGATAGCTCACTGTCTCGAATTGGGGGGTAATGCGATTGTGCTTGTCCCAGAATTAGCATTGACCCCACAAATCTTAGGCCGATTTAAAGCAAGGTTTTCTTCGAGTGTAGGTATTTTGCATAGCGGAATGACTATTAATCAACAGGGCGAAGAATGGTGGAAAATTTTAAACGGTGATCGAAACATAGTTATAGGAACACGTAGCGCTTTGTTTGCACCACTGAGTGATGTGGGATTAATCATTCTGGATGAAGAGCATGAATGGACGTATAAGCAGCAAGAACCTTCGCCTAGATACCATGCCCGTGATGTAGCAAGATATATGGCTCAAACCTTAGGATCGGTAGTTATTTTAGGAAGTGCTACTCCAGATATAGGAACTGCTTTTAAGTCCAATAGCGGCTTAATCAGAAAACTTGAATTACGCAAGAGAGTGGAACGATCTGGGGCAGAGAGAGATACCGCTAACGTTGAAATCATTGATATGCGAGAGGAATTAAAAACAGGGAACCGTAGTATCTTCAGTCGAGCACTGAAGGAGCAATTAATTGCTAATTTGGAATCAAAAAAGCAATCGATCTTATTTTTAAATCGAAGAGGCTCTTCACGAGTGATTAAGTGTCGCGAATGTGGAATTGTTGTTAATTGCAATCGTTGTTCTACGGGAATGACTTTTCATCAAAATGGAGGTCAGCAGCGGCTCTTATGTCATCATTGTGGTCGACAGAGAGAAGTCCCAATTAAATGCCCAAAATGTAGAAGTACTCGAATCAAATTTATGGGCATTGGAACTGAAGGGGTAGAGACTCAGCTTAGACAATTTCTACCGTCAGCACGTATTTTGCGATGGGATAGTGATTCTGCAAAAAATATTAAGGCGCATGAAAGGATTCTGCAGTCTTTCGCAAGCCATGATGCTGATGTATTAATAGGTACTCAGATGGTTGCAAAAGGCTTAGATATACCATCTGTAGATTTGGTTGGAGTCGTATTAGCAGACATAGGACTGCATTTGCCTGATTTCCGTGCCAGCGAGAGGACTTTTCAAACGCTTACCCAAGTTGCCGGGCGCGCAGGTCGTGGATCAGGCCAAGGTAATGTGATTATTCAATCGTACATGCCTGAACACTACGCAATTCAGGCTGCTGCTGCGCAGGATTATGAATTATTCTATGACGCTGAAATTAAATACAGGAAGGCAATGTTATATCCACCCTACACCAAAATGATTCGGTTTCAGTTAGAGCAATCTAATTACGATATCGGAGCAAAGGAATCTATGCGGTTTAAGAATTTTTTGAACAAAGTGGTTCGAGAATGGGATATGACGTCTGTCCAAGTAATTGGTCCTGCACCTTCAATACCCCATAAGATAAAAAATTCTTGGAGATGGCATATTTTTGTTCGTTCTGTCACGCCTGAATATTTAATTGACAAGATAGCTATTCCTCCAGCATGGACCGTGGATGTAGATCCTGAGAGTTTTTCTTAG
- the def gene encoding peptide deformylase, whose protein sequence is MSVLEMHYIPDPVLRQKAKKIRDFKSQELSRLAQDMVDSMYYYNGVGLAANQIGSLKRICVIQMPEDDEPTILINLEITRKEGEREVTEGCLSLPGWQGRILRAEKVWARAVNLEGRPIRYKGVGDLLAQALEHENDHLDGKLYIDFIDSKDDLYEVEIGEEEENEGEVN, encoded by the coding sequence ATGTCTGTATTAGAAATGCATTATATTCCCGATCCTGTACTGAGGCAGAAGGCTAAAAAAATTAGAGATTTTAAAAGCCAAGAACTTAGTCGTTTGGCTCAAGATATGGTGGACTCCATGTATTACTACAATGGAGTTGGATTGGCTGCTAATCAAATAGGTTCATTGAAGCGAATTTGCGTTATACAAATGCCTGAGGACGACGAGCCCACTATATTGATCAATTTGGAAATCACTCGTAAGGAGGGTGAGCGGGAAGTCACCGAAGGTTGCTTAAGTCTTCCAGGCTGGCAGGGGAGAATATTGCGCGCAGAAAAAGTTTGGGCTAGGGCAGTAAATTTGGAAGGAAGACCAATCAGATATAAGGGCGTTGGCGATTTACTTGCTCAGGCACTTGAACATGAAAATGATCATTTAGATGGGAAATTATATATCGATTTTATTGATTCAAAAGATGATCTATATGAGGTTGAAATAGGGGAAGAAGAAGAAAATGAAGGCGAGGTAAACTAA
- the secD gene encoding protein translocase subunit SecD, with product MLRKLHWKSLLAITLIVAVSFTVLYYDEFEVPILGERGSEDILGLRLGLDLAGGTQLIYQAGDENMKPTDNEMEGLIGTISRRIDRLGVTEPSLQRLGEDRLLIQLPGVEDVQQAKDLIGQTAQLEIIERLCEDLQCTIFKDQETGLTGDDMSRAFASQDQVTQEPILSFELKRGAAQQFATVTQRIYDSNTSESPDQLAFVLDDKVLVSAAVQSPILSGSGIISGNFSPEDARQLAIQVESGRLQIDITELSSSVIAASLGSRSLEEGLIAGLVGLALVLLFMVGYYRASGLVAGVALIFYTLIVLAIFKLIPITLTLAGLAGFILSLGMAVDANILIFERIKEELRVGRTLQFAVQIGFNRAWTSIRDGNVSTILIALVLFFFGSGSANSAITGFSIALLVGVMTSMFTAIFISRKLLGIVGGTFLRRFPQLFSPESLSNNNSGGQS from the coding sequence ATGTTGCGTAAACTTCACTGGAAATCTTTATTAGCTATAACTCTGATTGTTGCCGTTTCTTTCACGGTTCTATATTACGACGAGTTTGAAGTTCCGATTCTTGGCGAAAGAGGATCTGAAGATATTCTCGGATTACGCTTGGGATTAGATCTTGCGGGAGGAACACAGCTTATTTACCAGGCTGGCGACGAAAATATGAAGCCCACCGATAATGAAATGGAAGGGCTTATTGGGACTATAAGTCGCAGGATTGATCGTCTTGGAGTCACCGAACCAAGCCTGCAAAGATTGGGCGAAGATCGACTACTTATACAGCTTCCTGGAGTAGAAGATGTACAGCAAGCAAAAGACTTGATTGGGCAAACTGCTCAGCTAGAAATTATCGAGCGGCTTTGCGAGGACTTGCAATGCACCATTTTTAAAGACCAAGAAACTGGTCTTACTGGGGACGATATGTCTCGTGCTTTTGCTAGCCAAGATCAGGTTACTCAGGAGCCAATTTTGAGTTTTGAGCTTAAGCGTGGTGCTGCTCAACAATTTGCTACTGTGACCCAACGAATATATGACTCAAATACATCCGAAAGTCCGGACCAGCTGGCCTTTGTTTTAGATGATAAGGTTTTGGTTTCGGCTGCAGTTCAATCTCCGATTCTTTCAGGTAGTGGCATTATTAGTGGGAATTTTTCTCCCGAAGATGCCCGCCAACTTGCGATTCAAGTTGAATCGGGGCGCCTCCAGATTGATATCACAGAGTTGTCTTCATCTGTAATTGCAGCTTCGCTTGGTAGTAGGTCTTTGGAGGAAGGTTTAATTGCTGGCTTAGTAGGATTAGCTCTCGTCCTTCTGTTTATGGTGGGTTACTACAGAGCATCAGGCCTTGTTGCGGGTGTGGCACTTATTTTCTACACGCTTATAGTTTTAGCTATTTTTAAGTTAATTCCCATCACGTTGACGTTGGCGGGCCTTGCTGGTTTTATCCTTTCCTTAGGTATGGCGGTGGATGCAAACATCCTTATTTTCGAGCGAATTAAAGAAGAACTACGAGTTGGAAGGACGCTCCAATTTGCAGTACAAATTGGATTTAATCGTGCATGGACTTCGATTCGCGATGGTAATGTTTCGACGATATTGATTGCTTTGGTTTTGTTCTTCTTTGGAAGTGGCTCTGCCAACTCTGCCATAACAGGGTTTTCTATAGCTCTGCTTGTCGGCGTAATGACGAGCATGTTCACTGCAATTTTCATAAGTAGGAAATTATTGGGAATTGTAGGTGGAACGTTCTTGCGCAGATTCCCTCAATTGTTTAGCCCAGAGTCTTTGTCGAATAATAACTCTGGAGGACAAAGCTGA
- the secF gene encoding protein translocase subunit SecF — translation MQVVRFRKWFLLISALLVMASVVSLSLYRLNPGIDFTGGAAINVKYTEAISSNQIVEALSGVMQDDAVVQATADNSFFIRVGILELDQRDDSGQVVRRGEESEVRQALKSIGPGEIVSFDSVSGVIGDENVRNAIIAVIVASIVILVYVTWAFRRVPTPFRYGVAAIVALIHDVFIVLGVFSVLGETINLQVNAMFITGVLTTIGYSVNDTIVVFDRLRENVARYPGAAISELVNISVRETIGRSLNTSITLIVVVVALLLFAGASIQPLLYVLLAGVAVGTYSSIFIASLTLVAWEQGEIGRAFRLLTFRR, via the coding sequence ATGCAAGTTGTTCGCTTTCGTAAGTGGTTTCTTCTCATCTCAGCTTTGCTAGTGATGGCCTCTGTAGTTTCTTTGTCATTGTACCGATTAAACCCTGGTATTGATTTTACCGGGGGTGCTGCCATTAATGTGAAATACACTGAGGCAATTAGCTCGAATCAGATTGTTGAGGCCCTTTCTGGCGTAATGCAAGATGATGCGGTTGTACAAGCTACGGCAGATAACTCTTTTTTCATTCGTGTAGGAATTTTAGAACTTGATCAACGCGACGATTCTGGGCAAGTTGTTAGAAGAGGAGAAGAATCAGAAGTTAGGCAAGCTCTTAAAAGTATAGGTCCGGGTGAAATCGTTTCTTTCGATAGTGTTTCTGGTGTTATTGGAGATGAAAATGTCAGGAATGCAATAATTGCAGTGATTGTTGCGTCAATCGTAATTTTGGTTTATGTGACATGGGCATTTCGCCGCGTTCCAACGCCTTTCAGATATGGAGTTGCTGCTATAGTGGCTTTAATTCACGATGTGTTTATTGTGTTAGGAGTGTTCTCTGTACTTGGCGAAACAATTAATTTGCAAGTAAATGCGATGTTTATTACAGGTGTGCTCACGACAATCGGTTACAGCGTGAATGACACTATAGTTGTATTTGATCGCTTAAGAGAGAATGTTGCACGCTACCCAGGGGCCGCCATTAGTGAACTGGTTAACATAAGCGTAAGAGAGACAATAGGAAGATCCCTAAATACTTCGATCACATTGATAGTGGTAGTGGTAGCATTGTTGCTTTTTGCTGGCGCCTCAATTCAACCTTTGCTCTATGTTTTGTTAGCGGGCGTAGCGGTGGGTACCTATAGCTCAATTTTCATAGCCAGTTTGACATTGGTTGCTTGGGAACAAGGGGAAATAGGTCGAGCTTTTAGATTACTGACCTTTAGACGCTAG
- a CDS encoding zinc-binding dehydrogenase gives MKAVILQFSEKEGLSLNDISLDDPKPEVEEVILQVSACGFSYHDALIINGTLNRGVSLPRVLGHEISGVIVDVGSKLSKKLIGSKVVVIPKDLGHRQNGGFAEFTSVPFSSLVFLPPDYDSIEKACLLFSPISVAAKAVKTCQLVKDNWLIISGASGGLGIHAAQIAAAKGVKVIGITSSEKKLKFLQKMPWFFAVFMETEPYEEILFAMTDDHGIDAAIETTSMSIERLLNTLTPKGRLVLSGQISSSKSPIVPAEVIFRELQIIGSLGASLPEIDECLNAIKKGAIEPIVDRISPLSAHSLETAFTRMTNREVVGRILISPLASSSV, from the coding sequence TTGAAAGCAGTTATCCTACAATTTTCCGAGAAAGAAGGTTTGAGCCTCAATGATATCTCATTAGACGATCCTAAACCCGAAGTAGAAGAGGTCATTCTCCAAGTCTCAGCGTGTGGTTTTAGTTATCACGACGCATTGATTATCAATGGCACACTTAATCGTGGAGTATCTCTACCTCGAGTTTTGGGGCATGAGATCTCTGGTGTGATAGTTGATGTGGGTAGCAAACTTTCGAAAAAGCTAATTGGGTCAAAAGTGGTAGTAATACCTAAAGACCTAGGGCATCGACAAAATGGTGGCTTTGCCGAATTTACCAGCGTCCCTTTTTCTTCTTTAGTATTTTTACCTCCAGATTACGACTCAATTGAAAAAGCATGCTTACTTTTTTCCCCAATCTCTGTAGCTGCGAAGGCTGTTAAAACGTGTCAATTAGTAAAAGATAATTGGCTCATTATTAGTGGAGCCAGTGGAGGTTTAGGTATTCATGCAGCACAAATTGCAGCAGCCAAGGGAGTCAAAGTGATCGGCATTACTAGCTCTGAGAAGAAACTCAAATTTCTACAAAAGATGCCTTGGTTTTTTGCAGTGTTTATGGAAACAGAACCTTATGAAGAAATTCTCTTTGCAATGACTGATGATCATGGAATCGATGCCGCAATAGAAACCACGAGTATGTCAATCGAAAGGCTTTTGAATACTTTGACCCCAAAAGGAAGGCTCGTTTTAAGTGGGCAAATTTCATCGTCCAAAAGCCCTATTGTCCCCGCTGAAGTCATATTCCGTGAATTACAAATTATAGGGAGCCTAGGCGCTAGTCTGCCAGAAATTGATGAATGCCTTAATGCTATAAAAAAAGGAGCAATTGAACCGATTGTCGATAGAATTTCGCCTTTATCTGCACATTCTTTAGAAACGGCTTTTACAAGAATGACAAATCGAGAGGTCGTAGGCAGAATCTTGATTTCCCCTCTAGCATCATCTAGCGTCTAA
- a CDS encoding deoxyribonuclease IV, translating to MRIGAHVSTSGGVDKAIDRAIEIGAECIQIFPSAPQGWGFKSPDELAIAEFKRKAFENDVGPNVFHGIYLVSLGSDDLALVERGKASLIKYLNTADDLGVDGVIFHLNSHKGRGFDGVFDQVLGSIQEVLADTPDNTKLIIENSAGMGNHIGSKFSEIGMFIRELNNPRVKVCLDTQHSFAAGYDLRTKDSVEAVMDEFDRDIGLDHLMAVHCNDSKPDLGGALDRHENIGEGFLGTNAFESILAHPAFMDIPFYLEVPGFEGKGPDAENVQILKELRRGVN from the coding sequence ATGCGAATCGGAGCACACGTGTCTACATCAGGCGGGGTAGATAAGGCAATCGACCGTGCAATCGAAATTGGAGCTGAGTGTATTCAGATTTTCCCCTCTGCGCCTCAGGGTTGGGGATTCAAATCACCTGACGAGCTAGCTATTGCTGAATTTAAACGTAAAGCTTTTGAAAATGACGTAGGTCCTAATGTTTTTCACGGGATTTATCTAGTGAGCTTGGGTTCAGATGATTTGGCATTGGTTGAAAGAGGAAAAGCCTCCTTGATTAAATATTTGAATACGGCTGATGACCTAGGTGTTGATGGTGTTATTTTTCATCTCAATAGCCATAAGGGCCGAGGTTTTGATGGTGTATTCGATCAAGTTCTAGGTTCGATACAGGAAGTTTTAGCTGATACTCCGGATAATACCAAATTGATAATTGAGAATAGTGCGGGAATGGGGAATCATATTGGTTCAAAATTTTCTGAAATAGGAATGTTTATTCGGGAATTGAATAATCCACGTGTAAAAGTTTGCCTCGATACACAGCATAGTTTCGCTGCGGGTTATGACCTCAGGACCAAGGATTCAGTAGAAGCCGTTATGGATGAATTTGATAGAGATATAGGACTGGATCATTTGATGGCCGTTCATTGCAATGATTCGAAGCCTGACCTGGGAGGAGCCTTAGATAGGCATGAAAATATAGGGGAAGGGTTTTTGGGCACAAATGCTTTTGAGTCAATTCTTGCGCATCCAGCTTTTATGGATATTCCTTTTTACCTAGAGGTTCCTGGATTTGAAGGCAAAGGCCCTGATGCAGAAAATGTTCAAATCCTAAAAGAATTAAGAAGAGGGGTTAATTAA
- a CDS encoding metallopeptidase family protein has protein sequence MRKALFEELVREAVADIPEDFRQIMHNVDVHVRRMPTQRQLKKISLSPGQVLLGLYEGIPLTNRENYGMVLPDVVTLFQLPIEQICSTEDEVKKTIQATVIHEVAHFFGITDVELEAWGVA, from the coding sequence ATGCGTAAAGCATTATTTGAGGAGTTAGTAAGAGAAGCAGTGGCTGATATTCCAGAGGATTTTCGTCAAATTATGCATAATGTCGATGTCCATGTGCGCCGAATGCCTACCCAAAGGCAATTAAAAAAGATTTCTTTATCACCAGGGCAAGTATTACTTGGGCTGTATGAGGGGATCCCTTTAACAAACAGAGAAAATTATGGAATGGTCCTCCCTGATGTTGTTACCCTTTTCCAGCTACCGATTGAGCAGATTTGTTCTACCGAAGATGAAGTGAAAAAAACTATACAAGCAACGGTGATTCATGAAGTGGCACATTTTTTTGGTATTACGGACGTGGAATTAGAGGCTTGGGGTGTTGCATAG
- a CDS encoding MFS transporter — MTNELTQWDRSDIFGAVTVRVLISAAGVPLVGRFMDKRSGAMVLSMIASGVGGAVLIGISRVQNPWEFMLLYGVIGGIAWVGQTNIIAAALVPKWFVKKRPIAMAIGTTGGGFAALVLPLIAAATISALGWRDAWVVYGVFTILIGVPLALLIRRQPEDIGLLPDGEINDSSLQGSSSPSGYNLKESLKIRSTWMLIAAVALASLPSIAIPANMVPLFEDRGFSQNSAALALSIYGLMSVSGRYFWGYIANQTTVRISFLGLVIMGALVMGLLAIIQTQEFLLFLLAAGSGLAIGGMIVLNPLIWPAYLGRAHLGSIQGLVYPLVSIVMAVGPVILSLSYDRLGSYNLGLWLIVITYLLSFAVMLVTPEPKHIERP, encoded by the coding sequence ATGACTAATGAGCTCACTCAATGGGACCGCTCTGATATTTTTGGTGCTGTCACCGTACGTGTATTAATTTCTGCAGCAGGCGTTCCCTTAGTTGGGCGATTTATGGATAAACGCAGTGGCGCAATGGTATTGAGTATGATCGCAAGCGGCGTTGGTGGTGCGGTATTAATAGGTATATCAAGAGTCCAAAATCCTTGGGAATTTATGCTTCTCTACGGTGTCATTGGAGGAATTGCATGGGTCGGGCAAACAAATATTATAGCTGCAGCACTTGTTCCTAAATGGTTTGTAAAAAAAAGGCCCATAGCAATGGCAATTGGAACTACAGGAGGAGGTTTTGCCGCTCTTGTTCTACCGCTTATTGCAGCCGCTACAATTAGTGCACTAGGATGGCGTGATGCTTGGGTAGTCTATGGTGTTTTTACGATATTAATAGGAGTACCGCTAGCTCTGTTGATTCGCCGACAACCAGAAGATATTGGCTTGTTGCCGGATGGTGAAATCAATGATTCTTCATTACAAGGATCTTCTTCACCTTCGGGCTATAACTTGAAGGAATCATTGAAAATCCGAAGTACGTGGATGCTCATAGCTGCAGTAGCACTAGCAAGCCTTCCTTCAATCGCAATTCCAGCCAACATGGTCCCTTTATTTGAAGATCGTGGATTTAGTCAAAATAGCGCAGCTCTCGCACTAAGCATTTATGGGTTAATGTCAGTTTCAGGCCGATATTTTTGGGGTTATATTGCAAATCAAACAACAGTGCGCATATCTTTCCTTGGATTGGTCATTATGGGCGCCTTAGTTATGGGATTACTTGCCATTATTCAAACTCAGGAGTTTTTACTATTTTTATTAGCAGCGGGTAGCGGCTTGGCGATCGGAGGGATGATTGTTCTGAATCCATTAATTTGGCCTGCTTACTTAGGAAGAGCTCACCTTGGCTCAATACAAGGTTTAGTCTACCCTTTAGTAAGCATTGTCATGGCCGTCGGCCCAGTGATTTTGTCCCTCTCCTATGATCGTCTCGGCTCCTACAATTTAGGCTTATGGCTTATCGTAATTACTTATTTACTATCCTTTGCAGTTATGCTAGTCACCCCTGAACCCAAGCACATTGAGCGTCCCTAA
- a CDS encoding ATP-binding protein — MVMNSMGHESNQLGLVIGGSISQGVEVRLKDSKLIEETKIGTFVTINGAHSKFFGTITDLRLDTADNKFSSSVSSDSRSLIEVISGISTYSVATIMPSLNIDSAFLTPQPSKSLPQHFSVAFRASNEDVAEVFGNEDERHIWIGSPLDMEDAHVCLNLEEFVKRSNAVFGKSGTGKSFLTRILLAGILQRQVATNLIFDMHNEYGWESSSETGYSAKGLKQLFGSRVSIFTLDGSSASTRGLKYDVDAKIGFNEIEPEDIAILGTTLNITELGIQSCYALADYFKNDSSPWILKFLDLTSEELHELAETLRENTNTLEALRRRLSQLKRFDFMVEKSSGKGIATEILEHLLDNRHVVLEFGKHGDNVNAYLLVANLITRRIHEEYRKKTESAMAGNEELPSPLVITIEEAHRFLNSGLANQTIFGTIAREMRKYRVTLLIVDQRPSGIDEEILSQIGTRVVCQLDNDRDIDAVLTGAPGARNLRNILSRLESIQQSLMFGHAMPMPVVVRTRNYDNDFYSDITLPGFGNINKKDLFG; from the coding sequence ATGGTTATGAACAGTATGGGCCATGAATCTAATCAGCTTGGACTCGTAATTGGAGGTTCTATCTCCCAAGGAGTAGAAGTTCGGCTTAAAGACAGCAAGCTTATAGAGGAAACCAAAATAGGAACCTTCGTTACAATTAATGGTGCTCATAGTAAATTCTTTGGAACCATCACTGACCTAAGGCTTGATACTGCCGATAATAAATTTTCATCAAGCGTATCTTCGGATAGTAGAAGCTTGATAGAGGTCATATCGGGCATATCCACTTATTCCGTAGCGACAATTATGCCCAGCCTAAATATCGATTCTGCATTTCTGACTCCTCAACCTTCCAAATCACTTCCTCAACACTTCTCCGTAGCATTTAGAGCATCCAATGAAGATGTTGCGGAGGTATTTGGAAATGAAGATGAAAGGCATATCTGGATCGGTAGTCCTCTCGATATGGAGGACGCGCACGTATGCCTAAATCTTGAAGAGTTTGTAAAACGCTCCAATGCTGTATTTGGGAAAAGCGGTACAGGCAAGAGCTTCCTGACACGTATTCTACTTGCAGGCATCTTACAGCGCCAAGTTGCCACGAATTTAATTTTTGATATGCACAACGAATATGGTTGGGAATCATCAAGTGAAACTGGTTATTCAGCAAAAGGTCTCAAACAGCTTTTTGGTAGCCGCGTATCGATATTTACATTAGACGGCTCCTCTGCAAGTACTCGTGGTCTTAAGTACGATGTTGATGCAAAAATTGGATTTAATGAAATCGAACCTGAAGATATCGCTATCTTAGGCACTACCCTGAATATTACAGAATTAGGTATACAATCCTGTTACGCATTAGCAGATTATTTTAAAAATGACTCTTCTCCATGGATCCTAAAGTTTCTAGACCTCACCAGTGAAGAGCTGCACGAATTGGCCGAAACGTTAAGAGAAAATACCAATACATTAGAAGCTCTCCGCCGCAGGTTATCTCAATTAAAACGCTTCGATTTTATGGTTGAAAAATCATCAGGAAAAGGAATAGCAACGGAAATTCTGGAGCATCTCTTAGACAATAGACACGTAGTGCTTGAATTTGGAAAGCACGGAGATAATGTCAACGCATATTTATTGGTCGCGAATCTCATTACCCGAAGGATTCATGAGGAATACCGCAAAAAAACAGAATCCGCAATGGCTGGAAATGAGGAATTGCCTAGTCCTTTGGTGATAACTATCGAAGAAGCTCATAGGTTCCTAAATTCTGGTCTTGCTAACCAAACAATTTTCGGCACGATTGCAAGAGAAATGCGCAAATATCGCGTAACATTGCTTATCGTGGACCAAAGGCCATCCGGCATAGACGAAGAAATTCTGAGTCAAATAGGAACACGAGTAGTATGCCAATTAGATAACGACCGTGATATTGACGCCGTTTTGACCGGGGCACCAGGCGCAAGGAACTTACGTAATATATTGTCACGATTAGAATCCATTCAACAATCCTTAATGTTCGGCCATGCAATGCCAATGCCGGTGGTAGTGAGAACTCGTAATTACGACAATGATTTTTATTCTGACATCACGCTTCCTGGATTTGGAAATATCAATAAAAAAGACTTATTTGGATAA